The Lepeophtheirus salmonis chromosome 1, UVic_Lsal_1.4, whole genome shotgun sequence genome has a segment encoding these proteins:
- the LOC121123032 gene encoding ribonuclease Z, mitochondrial, whose amino-acid sequence MRTILRIFHQKYLSHQAGKKETLSLLNKMDKISVRKKSRRNEVGQKTEASLVFFQVICPGLPGYPGSLFLSTNNKRYLFNCSEGTQRLCVEHCVSRSLASLEHIFLTQKSWRCMGGLGGMCLAIKDSGSPDVTLHGPEGSTKIYEMTKGFICLQNFNILPQEITSSNLEPYTDSTLTVEYLHLSKNNPTHNTQSVPAPEYWNTVYKGFDANGKLISKFVPEEIEYDENVYGANSNIVYILTIKGRKGKLCLDKCLDKGVPPGPLLGKLKQGEDIVLENGETVFAADVRDQNLPDKKFIVIDLPSLDYMDSLLCAPIWDSIRKEDKLQGMFHFTSSEILLSKEYQTWMNSFNGNIEHHMINDLNSKGYGTLGVATFAEKLSILDPNIFQPLHSDIYFDEQERHKSSNQNWIFHRTADRIVVRGFPPEHVTTLSPILPSLVKEELESLQDFKEVFSRTRDKVCVETNSSTYPSFVFLGTGSSVPSKYRAPSAILVELRPKEYMIMDCGEGTIIQLYRYFGIQGMKEFLRGLKGIYISHLHADHHLGLIGIIKERQRLNIGEAQPLYIAAPTKLSSFFNQYHVGFEGILENLIQVQNEHALILHADAVREPDEAMIQFKEALGLKVYDTCRAVHCVNSYCVSFVTTEGFHFIYTGDTRPNSGLIDLSKNIHLDLLIHEATMEHIMLEDAIKKRHSTFTEAINGGIALNAKATVLTHFSQRYPKFPFFDELVDHPNVGYAFDFMRVDRHTFNHTHHLMDALKTIFKEDYELMAARKEIFEYKMKSLESTTEEKNDSGEGEESETKLKDLYSKLDHPSRKIKRLKLD is encoded by the coding sequence ATGCGCACGATCCTTAGAATCTTTCACCAAAAGTATTTGAGTCACCAAGCAGGAAAGAAGGAGACTCTCTCCTTACttaataaaatggacaaaatctCCGTGAGGAAAAAGTCCCGTCGCAATGAAGTGGGACAGAAAACGGAGGCATCCTTGGTATTTTTCCAAGTCATTTGCCCTGGACTTCCCGGCTATCCTGGATCCCTCTTTCTCTCCACAAACAATAAGcgctatttatttaattgctcTGAAGGGACTCAGCGTCTCTGTGTGGAACATTGTGTTTCTCGATCTCTGGCATCCCTCGAGCACATTTTCCTAACACAGAAATCCTGGAGATGCATGGGAGGCCTTGGTGGAATGTGTCTCGCTATCAAAGACTCTGGATCTCCAGACGTAACCCTTCATGGTCCAGAGGGATCTACAAAGATATATGAGATGACGAAGGGATTCATTTgccttcaaaatttcaatattctacCCCAAGAAATTACCTCCTCAAATTTAGAACCCTATACTGACTCCACCCTCACTGTTGAATACTTGCATTTGAGCAAAAATAATCCCACCCATAATACTCAGAGTGTTCCTGCTCCTGAGTATTGGAATACTGTATACAAGGGCTTCGATGCAAACGGAAAACTAATTTCCAAGTTTGTTCCTGAGGAAATTGAATACGATGAAAATGTTTATGgagcaaattcaaatattgtatatattttgactaTCAAAGGGAGGAAAGGTAAATTGTGTCTTGATAAATGCTTAGACAAAGGAGTTCCTCCAGGACCCCTTCTAGGAAAATTAAAGCAAGGTGAGGACATTGTATTAGAAAATGGAGAAACAGTGTTCGCAGCAGATGTCAGAGATCAAAATCTACCCGACAAAAAGTTCATTGTTATTGATCTTCCTTCCTTAGACTATATGGATTCATTGTTGTGTGCTCCCATATGGGATTCAATTCGTAAAGAAGATAAACTCCAAGGAATGTTCCATTTTACATCCTCAGAAATTTTGCTTAGCAAAGAATATCAAACATGGATGAACTCTTTTAACGGAAATATAGAGCATCATATGATCAATGATCTCAATTCCAAAGGGTATGGTACTCTTGGTGTTGCTACTTTTGCTGAGAAATTATCCATTCTTGACCCCAATATATTTCAACCTTTGCATTCAGATATTTATTTCGATGAGCAAGAACGTCATAAAAGTTCTAATCAAAATTGGATCTTCCATCGAACGGCTGATCGTATTGTTGTTCGAGGTTTTCCGCCTGAGCATGTTACTACACTCAGCCCTATTCTTCCTTCATTGGTTAAGGAAGAGCTTGAATCGCTTCAAGATTTCAAAGAAGTATTTTCTCGAACACGAGATAAAGTATGCGTCGAGACAAACTCATCTACTTACCCTAGTTTTGTTTTCTTAGGAACAGGCTCTTCTGTTCCAAGCAAGTATCGCGCTCCAAGTGCAATCCTTGTTGAGCTCCGTCCCAAAGAATATATGATTATGGATTGTGGTGAGGGTACAATTATACAGCTCTATAGATACTTTGGAATTCAAGGAATGAAAGAATTTCTCAGGGGGCTAAAAGGCATTTACATATCTCATCTTCATGCAGATCATCATTTGGGCCTTATTGGAATTATCAAAGAAAGGCAGCGGTTAAATATTGGAGAGGCTCAGCCTCTATATATTGCTGCACCCACAAAGctatcctctttttttaatcagtatcATGTTGGTTTTGAGGGGATTTTGGAGAATTTGATCCAAGTACAAAATGAACATGCACTTATTTTACATGCTGATGCAGTTCGAGAACCCGACGAGGCTATGATTCAATTTAAAGAAGCCTTGGGACTCAAGGTATACGATACTTGCAGAGCAGTTCACTGTGTCAACTCCTATTGTGTTAGTTTCGTTACTACAGAGgggtttcatttcatttataccGGAGACACACGACCAAACTCCGGCCTCATcgatttaagtaaaaatatccaTCTTGATCTGTTGATACACGAAGCAACGATGGAGCATATAATGCTAGAAGATGCTATTAAAAAGCGACATTCGACATTCACTGAAGCAATCAACGGAGGGATTGCTCTCAATGCAAAAGCAACAGTTCTCACCCATTTTTCCCAACGCTAtccaaaatttccattttttgatgaattggtGGATCACCCAAACGTTGGCTACGCCTTTGATTTCATGAGAGTCGACAGACATACTTTCAATCATACTCATCACCTCATGGACGCcctaaaaactattttcaaagaAGACTACGAACTCATGGCTGCTAGAAAAGAAATATTCGAGTACAAAATGAAAAGCCTTGAGAGTACTACCGAAGAGAAAAATGATAGTGGTGAAGGAGAGGAGAGTGAAACTAAGTTGAAGGATCTCTATTCAAAGTTGGATCATCCCAGTCGTAAAATTAAAAGACTAAAACTAGATTGA